One Filimonas effusa genomic window carries:
- a CDS encoding TonB-dependent receptor, whose amino-acid sequence MNKLSATLVCLVFVCVSFGQSATMKGQLLDSFNQQRMPNAAVALLHAKDSVMYAFERTDAGGNFNFKQVNPGKYVLLITAPNYADYADTFMLAENANLDLKTIPLLLKARLLEDVVVRQTVAAIKIKGDTTEFKADSFQVRANASVEELLKKLPGIKVDKDGKISVFGETVERVLVDGEEFFGNDPTLVTQNLRADMVDKVQVYDKKSDQATFTGIEDGERSKTINLKLKEDKKRGYFGKLNIGRGTDGFYDMQAMFNLFRNKERLSVFGISSTTGTMGLNWQDEGKFGQAEELNYNEEEGYFTGSDNWDGLWAGYYDNRGLPDTKTAGVHYDTKWDGDKQKLNGNYKMQDLTIVGQSTQNTQYLLPDSSYYNNSVQSFSNQALRHNVNGAYDWQVDSSSSFKVTALGTWEHKETTEDNSSNSLAMDKSLVNQNNRRTTNEGDARVFNSDMIWRKKYRKTGRSLSAAFSQKYRSNEGEGYLRSNTSFYNISGTLDSTQFIDQLKVNRSERLTLDGNVTYSEPLSATSFLIANYGVVVDNNDALRSSYNKINDKYELLDSTYSSNYRFNIFTHKGGLSYKYVKNKIRVSIGGNIGVTSFRQNDLYRNNIRTRDFINWFPKASLNYTIGKTGAFVARYEGRTQQPNINDIQPLQANDNPLFITMGNPDLKPSFNNRIELNYRSYQALKQRFLYTGMYLSSTNNAISWKNTIDEAGKTFRQAVNLNGNWNTSFRAMYGFKLKKLNLDLRPGFNVSYGRTVNYVNGLLGKNNNTAGNIDLSIGRSSEKVEFYVYGSLSYTHSKSSLQLQQRTNYWTSYIEPGISWKLPWRLVLATDMNISLRQKLTPDEPDNNVVLWKASIEKKFMKSEALSLKVSVNDILNQNNGFNRSANNNMISQSTYTTIRRYGQLSVIWNFNKMGGVTK is encoded by the coding sequence ATGAATAAATTATCAGCAACGCTTGTGTGCCTGGTATTTGTGTGTGTGTCCTTTGGCCAGTCTGCGACAATGAAGGGCCAGCTTTTAGATAGCTTCAACCAACAAAGAATGCCCAATGCAGCCGTAGCATTGTTGCATGCAAAAGATTCGGTCATGTATGCTTTTGAGCGTACAGATGCCGGCGGTAATTTTAATTTTAAACAGGTGAATCCCGGTAAGTACGTATTACTGATTACTGCTCCCAACTATGCGGATTATGCCGATACGTTTATGCTGGCGGAAAATGCAAACCTGGATCTGAAAACAATACCGCTGTTGTTGAAAGCAAGATTGCTTGAAGATGTCGTAGTACGGCAAACAGTTGCTGCCATTAAGATCAAAGGCGATACTACAGAATTTAAAGCAGACAGTTTCCAGGTAAGAGCAAATGCAAGTGTGGAAGAGCTGCTGAAAAAACTGCCGGGTATTAAGGTGGACAAAGACGGAAAGATCTCGGTGTTTGGCGAAACAGTAGAACGTGTATTGGTCGATGGAGAAGAATTCTTTGGAAATGATCCAACACTTGTAACACAGAACCTGCGTGCCGATATGGTTGATAAGGTACAGGTATATGATAAAAAATCGGACCAGGCAACTTTTACAGGTATAGAAGATGGGGAACGATCGAAGACCATCAACCTTAAACTCAAAGAAGATAAAAAAAGAGGGTACTTCGGAAAGCTGAATATAGGCAGGGGCACCGATGGCTTTTACGATATGCAGGCTATGTTTAACCTGTTCCGTAATAAAGAACGTTTGTCTGTATTTGGCATTTCTTCCACCACCGGAACTATGGGACTTAACTGGCAGGATGAAGGTAAGTTCGGGCAGGCAGAGGAGCTCAACTATAATGAGGAAGAGGGCTATTTCACTGGTTCCGACAACTGGGATGGTTTATGGGCAGGTTATTATGATAACCGTGGGTTACCTGATACCAAAACCGCCGGAGTACACTACGATACCAAATGGGATGGCGACAAACAGAAGCTGAACGGCAATTATAAAATGCAGGATCTTACTATTGTAGGGCAAAGCACACAAAACACGCAGTATTTGCTGCCAGACAGTTCTTACTATAATAACTCTGTTCAGTCATTTAGTAACCAGGCGCTGAGGCATAATGTTAACGGTGCTTACGACTGGCAGGTAGATTCCAGTTCTTCTTTCAAAGTAACGGCCCTGGGAACATGGGAACATAAAGAAACAACGGAAGATAATAGCAGCAACTCACTGGCAATGGATAAGTCGCTGGTAAACCAAAACAACCGCAGAACTACCAATGAAGGAGATGCCCGCGTGTTTAACAGCGATATGATATGGCGTAAAAAGTATCGCAAAACAGGCCGGTCGCTTTCTGCAGCGTTCAGCCAGAAATACAGGAGTAACGAAGGCGAGGGATATCTCAGATCCAATACGTCGTTTTATAATATATCGGGAACACTGGATTCAACACAGTTCATCGATCAGTTGAAAGTCAACAGGTCGGAGCGACTAACACTGGATGGCAATGTGACCTATTCAGAACCGCTGTCGGCAACCAGTTTCCTTATTGCAAATTATGGGGTTGTAGTTGATAACAATGATGCATTACGGAGTTCTTACAATAAAATAAATGATAAATATGAGCTTCTGGATAGCACTTATAGTAGCAATTATCGCTTTAATATTTTTACTCATAAGGGGGGGCTTTCTTATAAATACGTAAAGAATAAAATTCGTGTAAGCATAGGGGGAAACATAGGTGTTACTTCCTTCCGGCAAAACGATCTTTATCGGAATAATATCCGTACCAGGGATTTCATCAACTGGTTCCCGAAGGCCAGTTTAAATTACACTATCGGCAAAACCGGCGCCTTTGTAGCGCGTTATGAAGGCAGAACCCAGCAGCCTAATATTAATGATATTCAGCCTTTGCAGGCGAATGATAATCCTTTGTTTATTACAATGGGCAATCCCGATCTAAAGCCTTCTTTTAATAATCGCATTGAACTCAATTACAGAAGTTACCAGGCTTTAAAACAACGATTCCTTTATACCGGTATGTACCTTTCAAGTACCAATAATGCCATCAGCTGGAAAAATACAATTGATGAAGCAGGTAAAACATTTAGGCAGGCCGTGAACCTTAACGGAAACTGGAATACCAGCTTCCGGGCAATGTACGGTTTCAAGCTTAAGAAACTGAACCTGGATCTGCGTCCTGGTTTTAACGTTTCTTATGGCCGCACCGTTAATTATGTGAATGGATTACTCGGTAAGAACAACAATACTGCCGGCAATATAGACCTGAGTATTGGCAGGAGCAGTGAAAAGGTTGAATTCTATGTTTATGGATCGCTGTCCTATACGCATAGCAAATCTTCACTTCAGTTACAGCAGCGTACCAACTACTGGACATCCTATATCGAGCCGGGAATATCATGGAAGCTGCCCTGGCGCCTGGTGCTGGCAACCGATATGAACATAAGTCTGAGGCAAAAGCTGACACCCGATGAGCCTGATAATAATGTAGTATTATGGAAGGCGTCGATAGAAAAAAAGTTCATGAAGAGTGAAGCGCTCAGCCTGAAAGTGTCGGTGAATGACATCCTTAACCAGAACAACGGTTTCAACAGAAGTGCTAACAATAACATGATATCACAATCTACCTATACCACTATCCGCCGTTATGGCCAGTTATCTGTCATCTGGAACTTTAATAAAATGGGAGGCGTCACTAAATAA
- a CDS encoding GLPGLI family protein: protein MRSFIFLIILVSLSAFQTGKTQNAIYLSEGSIEFEKKVHTHARLEKDDMFDEAIKKTVPKFRTTYHNLFFRGQTTLYKPGRAVPVQGPAGFGGAAAEDNIVYSLLDKQLYTGQKEIFDQRYLVADSTRKIKWKITTETRMIAGFECRRANALFLDSVYIVAYYTDAILTRGGPESVSGLPGMILGLAIPSEHITWFATKVTAEPVSDKLLVPPSKGKQVTYRQLLDDLKTGLKDWGDWAKRAIMAAML, encoded by the coding sequence ATGAGATCTTTTATTTTTTTGATAATACTGGTTAGTCTGTCCGCGTTTCAAACGGGCAAGACACAAAACGCCATTTATCTTTCTGAAGGCAGCATTGAATTTGAAAAAAAGGTGCATACACATGCGCGTTTGGAAAAGGATGATATGTTTGACGAAGCGATAAAAAAGACGGTCCCTAAATTCAGAACAACCTATCATAATCTTTTCTTCCGTGGTCAAACTACCCTTTACAAGCCCGGGCGTGCTGTGCCGGTACAGGGGCCTGCCGGTTTTGGCGGCGCTGCGGCGGAAGACAATATTGTTTACAGCTTACTCGATAAACAATTGTATACCGGGCAGAAAGAGATCTTTGATCAGCGGTACCTGGTGGCCGACAGTACCAGGAAGATCAAGTGGAAGATCACCACTGAAACCCGTATGATCGCAGGCTTTGAATGCCGCAGGGCCAATGCTTTGTTTCTCGATTCCGTTTACATTGTAGCTTATTATACCGATGCGATACTTACCCGTGGCGGCCCTGAGTCTGTCAGTGGTTTGCCGGGCATGATATTGGGGCTGGCCATACCCAGTGAACATATCACCTGGTTTGCCACCAAAGTAACTGCTGAACCGGTAAGTGATAAACTGCTGGTGCCTCCTTCAAAAGGGAAGCAGGTAACTTACCGGCAGTTACTCGATGACCTGAAAACAGGTTTGAAAGATTGGGGCGATTGGGCAAAACGAGCTATTATGGCAGCGATGCTGTAG
- the deoC gene encoding deoxyribose-phosphate aldolase produces MIQVHSYIDHTILKPTTLVADIEKVCEEAKTYSFAAVCVPPPFVKLAKQLLEGSSIKVATVIGFPFGYSAIEAKIAEILLAIVDGADELDVVINLIALKNNDWQYLANEINHIMPVIRGKNKVVKFIVESGILTNDEIIKCCDIYGAAGIDFMKTSTGYAETGATVEAVALMRKHLPEAIQIKASGGIRTYEFAVQLIEAGATRLGCSASVAISKQEAASGAAGY; encoded by the coding sequence ATGATACAGGTTCATTCTTACATCGACCATACTATATTAAAACCCACCACTTTAGTTGCTGATATTGAAAAGGTTTGCGAAGAAGCAAAAACCTATTCCTTTGCTGCAGTATGTGTGCCGCCTCCTTTTGTAAAACTGGCGAAACAGTTACTCGAAGGAAGCAGCATTAAAGTGGCTACCGTAATAGGATTCCCTTTTGGCTATTCCGCTATTGAAGCCAAAATCGCTGAAATATTACTGGCTATTGTAGATGGCGCCGATGAACTGGATGTTGTTATCAACCTCATTGCACTGAAGAATAACGACTGGCAGTACCTGGCCAATGAAATCAACCACATCATGCCTGTGATAAGAGGCAAGAATAAAGTGGTGAAATTTATTGTGGAATCGGGTATCCTCACCAACGATGAGATCATCAAATGCTGTGATATTTATGGCGCGGCAGGTATCGATTTCATGAAAACCTCTACCGGTTATGCCGAAACCGGCGCTACTGTTGAAGCGGTAGCGTTAATGCGTAAACATTTACCCGAAGCGATACAAATAAAGGCCTCCGGCGGTATCCGCACCTACGAGTTTGCGGTACAGCTCATAGAAGCCGGCGCTACCCGCCTGGGATGCAGTGCCAGTGTGGCTATCAGCAAACAGGAAGCCGCATCCGGCGCTGCCGGCTACTAA
- a CDS encoding SPOR domain-containing protein encodes MKHLSFLLVFVFSFLSHYGQDSIVVHKDARLDILSAKQAAVNKLTSKLTNGGMYRGYRLQIMNTRSREQAFQAKADVFSRFPEYKAYLTFQSPYFKVRVGDFMDKSDAEAARKTLSRYYPQGVYVVEDAVEYTPPAEDADLSE; translated from the coding sequence ATGAAACACTTGAGTTTTTTGCTGGTTTTCGTTTTCAGTTTCCTGTCTCATTACGGGCAGGACAGCATTGTGGTGCATAAAGATGCCCGCCTGGATATCTTAAGCGCCAAACAGGCTGCTGTCAATAAACTTACTTCCAAACTCACGAATGGAGGGATGTACCGTGGTTATCGCTTACAGATCATGAATACCCGGAGCCGCGAACAGGCATTCCAGGCAAAGGCCGACGTGTTTTCGCGTTTTCCTGAATACAAAGCCTATCTTACTTTCCAGTCTCCCTACTTTAAGGTGAGGGTAGGCGATTTTATGGATAAATCCGATGCGGAAGCTGCGCGGAAAACGCTCTCCAGGTATTATCCCCAGGGAGTATATGTAGTAGAAGATGCAGTAGAATACACACCTCCTGCTGAAGATGCGGATTTGTCAGAATGA
- a CDS encoding M20 metallopeptidase family protein encodes MLEQKIKALAQAYAGEFVAVRQHLHAHPELSYQEFETSAFVKEKLSSWGIPFEVKATTGIVGIIEGRNPASRIIALRADMDALPIEEENDVPYRSQHKGVMHACGHDVHTTCLLGAAKILCGTKNEWEGTVKLLFQPGEERNPGGASYMIREGALENPRPQGIIGLHVHPGLEAGKLSFRKGRVMASADELYVTIKSKGGHAAAPHLTIDTILVASQLIVNLQQVISRNNNPLSPSVLSICSFQGGFTTNVIPSEVKLMGTFRAMDEVWRFQAHELIRKQVEGLALATGAEIDLHIDVGYPTVDNDPVLTGEAWTKAEEYLGAANVSETEMRMGAEDFGYYTQVIPGCFYRLGVRNEVRGIVHNVHTPRFDVDESAIETGMGMMAWLGATVQGAV; translated from the coding sequence ATGTTAGAACAGAAGATAAAAGCATTAGCCCAGGCATATGCCGGTGAATTTGTTGCCGTACGACAACATTTGCACGCGCATCCTGAGCTGAGCTACCAGGAATTTGAAACATCAGCGTTTGTAAAAGAAAAACTCAGTTCCTGGGGTATCCCTTTCGAAGTAAAAGCAACCACCGGCATCGTAGGTATTATCGAAGGGCGCAACCCGGCTTCCCGTATCATCGCTTTACGGGCCGATATGGATGCCCTGCCCATTGAAGAAGAGAACGATGTACCCTACCGCTCGCAGCACAAAGGCGTTATGCATGCCTGCGGGCACGATGTGCATACTACCTGCCTGCTGGGCGCCGCAAAAATATTATGCGGAACAAAGAACGAGTGGGAGGGAACCGTTAAGTTATTGTTCCAGCCGGGCGAAGAACGTAACCCCGGCGGCGCCAGTTATATGATCAGGGAAGGCGCGCTTGAAAACCCCCGTCCCCAGGGTATCATCGGACTGCATGTGCACCCCGGCCTGGAAGCGGGAAAACTGAGCTTCCGCAAAGGCAGGGTAATGGCAAGCGCCGATGAATTATATGTGACCATAAAAAGCAAGGGCGGGCATGCTGCCGCACCTCATTTAACTATAGATACCATACTGGTGGCGTCGCAGCTGATCGTTAACCTGCAACAGGTCATCAGCAGGAACAACAACCCTTTATCTCCATCGGTGTTGTCTATCTGCTCCTTCCAGGGCGGATTCACCACCAATGTCATCCCCAGCGAAGTAAAACTCATGGGTACCTTCCGGGCTATGGACGAGGTATGGCGCTTCCAGGCGCACGAACTCATCCGCAAACAGGTAGAAGGCCTGGCGCTGGCCACGGGAGCCGAAATAGACCTGCATATAGATGTAGGTTATCCTACGGTTGACAACGACCCTGTTTTAACTGGCGAAGCCTGGACAAAAGCAGAGGAATACCTTGGCGCGGCCAATGTTTCGGAAACCGAAATGCGTATGGGTGCGGAAGATTTTGGCTATTACACCCAGGTGATCCCCGGTTGTTTTTACCGTCTTGGTGTTCGCAACGAAGTGCGTGGTATTGTTCACAACGTGCATACCCCCCGTTTCGACGTCGATGAATCGGCTATTGAAACCGGTATGGGCATGATGGCCTGGCTGGGAGCCACCGTTCAGGGCGCTGTTTAA
- a CDS encoding NADP-dependent malic enzyme, translating to MDKQKELRRQQALEYHANGRPGKIEVIPTKEAKTQRDLALAYSPGVAEPCKEIFNNKEDVYKYTSKGNLVGVISNGTAVLGLGDIGPEAGKPVMEGKGVLFKIFADIDVFDIEINEKDPVKFVEIVKSLEPTFGGINLEDIKAPECFYIEKALREQLNIPVMHDDQHGTAIISGAALLNALEIQKKKIEKAKFVINGAGAAAMACVQIYISLGARYENFTMFDKDGVLHAERNDLDEIKQKFAIKRPDITLDKAMKDADVFVGLSVGNVVTPEMIKSMAKNPIVFAMANPEPEITYEAATAARKDIIMATGRSDYPNMVNNVLGFPFIFRGALDVRAKEINEAMKLAAVKALADLAKTPVPDIVNLAYNQKSMSFGPEYIIPKPLDPRLLATVSPAVAQAAISSGVAQKVIEDWDAYTVELNKRLGLDNQIMRILGTKARRDPKRIVFAEADNQKILKAASIVYDEGIGFPILLGEEARIRAIAEENNLDISDLPIIDTRSDASEAKRNEYGEIFFKKRQRKGFNIYESKKIMKDRNHYGCMMVEMGDAEAMISGLTRNYAEAIRPALQIIGTDEGVKKIAGMYLLLTKKGPLFLADTTVNFNPTAEELADIALLVAKEVRTFNFTPRIAMLSYSNFGSNNSPEAHLMAEATRILRQRNPSLVVDGEMQASLAFDKKVLKDNYPFSELVDEDVNTLIFPNLSAGNIAYNLLKEVGGADAIGPILLGLKKPVHVLQLGSSVRSIINMANIAVVDAQLKCKADTGEQIQRSPWWKSLKNRKK from the coding sequence ATGGACAAACAGAAAGAACTGCGGAGACAGCAGGCATTGGAGTACCATGCCAATGGCCGTCCCGGTAAGATCGAAGTCATCCCTACCAAAGAAGCGAAAACACAGCGCGATCTGGCACTCGCTTACAGTCCGGGAGTAGCAGAACCCTGTAAAGAAATTTTCAACAACAAAGAAGACGTTTACAAATACACCTCCAAGGGCAACCTGGTAGGCGTTATCAGTAACGGTACGGCCGTACTGGGCCTGGGCGATATAGGCCCTGAAGCCGGTAAGCCCGTGATGGAAGGAAAAGGTGTATTGTTCAAGATCTTCGCCGACATAGATGTATTCGACATCGAGATCAATGAAAAAGACCCGGTGAAATTTGTAGAGATCGTGAAATCGCTGGAACCCACTTTCGGCGGTATCAACCTCGAAGATATCAAGGCCCCGGAATGCTTTTACATCGAGAAAGCACTACGCGAGCAACTGAATATTCCTGTGATGCACGACGACCAGCATGGCACCGCTATCATCAGCGGCGCAGCGCTGTTGAATGCACTGGAAATACAGAAGAAAAAAATAGAAAAGGCAAAATTCGTGATCAACGGCGCCGGCGCGGCCGCCATGGCCTGCGTGCAGATCTATATATCGTTAGGCGCCCGTTACGAGAACTTTACCATGTTTGATAAAGACGGTGTTTTACATGCCGAACGCAACGACCTCGACGAGATCAAACAGAAGTTCGCCATCAAAAGACCGGATATCACACTCGACAAAGCCATGAAGGATGCCGATGTATTTGTAGGTTTAAGCGTAGGCAACGTGGTAACGCCCGAGATGATCAAAAGCATGGCTAAGAACCCGATCGTTTTTGCGATGGCCAACCCCGAGCCGGAGATCACCTACGAAGCCGCCACCGCCGCACGTAAGGATATCATCATGGCAACAGGCCGCAGCGATTATCCCAACATGGTGAACAACGTACTGGGTTTCCCCTTTATCTTCCGTGGTGCACTTGACGTAAGAGCCAAAGAAATCAATGAAGCCATGAAGCTGGCTGCCGTAAAAGCACTGGCCGACCTGGCAAAGACGCCGGTACCCGATATCGTGAACCTGGCCTATAACCAGAAATCGATGTCTTTCGGTCCGGAATATATTATACCCAAACCGCTCGATCCGCGTTTGCTGGCAACCGTATCGCCTGCCGTAGCGCAGGCAGCCATCAGCAGCGGCGTGGCGCAGAAAGTAATTGAAGACTGGGATGCCTACACTGTAGAGCTCAATAAACGCCTTGGTCTCGATAACCAGATCATGCGCATACTGGGCACCAAAGCAAGGCGCGATCCCAAACGTATTGTATTTGCGGAAGCAGATAACCAGAAGATCTTAAAAGCGGCAAGTATCGTCTACGACGAAGGTATCGGTTTCCCCATCCTGCTGGGTGAAGAAGCCAGGATCCGCGCTATCGCCGAAGAAAATAATCTAGATATCAGCGACCTGCCGATCATCGATACCAGGAGCGATGCCAGCGAAGCAAAACGCAATGAATACGGCGAAATATTCTTTAAAAAGCGCCAGCGCAAAGGCTTCAACATTTATGAGAGCAAGAAGATCATGAAAGACCGTAACCATTACGGTTGTATGATGGTGGAAATGGGAGATGCCGAAGCCATGATCTCGGGCCTGACAAGGAACTATGCCGAAGCCATCCGTCCTGCGCTCCAGATCATTGGTACCGATGAAGGTGTGAAAAAGATTGCCGGTATGTACCTGCTGCTCACCAAAAAAGGACCTTTATTCCTGGCCGATACCACGGTAAACTTCAATCCTACCGCCGAAGAACTGGCCGATATTGCGCTGCTGGTAGCCAAGGAAGTACGCACCTTCAATTTCACCCCCAGGATCGCGATGCTCAGCTACAGCAATTTTGGCAGCAATAACAGTCCCGAAGCACACCTGATGGCCGAAGCTACCCGTATCCTGCGCCAGCGTAATCCTTCGCTGGTAGTGGATGGCGAAATGCAGGCGTCCCTGGCCTTCGATAAAAAGGTGCTGAAAGACAACTATCCGTTCAGCGAACTGGTCGATGAAGATGTGAACACACTTATCTTCCCCAACCTGTCTGCCGGCAATATTGCCTATAATTTGTTGAAAGAAGTTGGGGGCGCCGACGCTATTGGCCCGATTTTGTTAGGGTTAAAAAAGCCGGTTCACGTCCTTCAATTGGGGAGTTCTGTGCGCAGTATTATCAATATGGCTAATATTGCCGTTGTAGATGCCCAGCTGAAATGTAAAGCCGATACCGGGGAGCAGATCCAGCGTTCGCCCTGGTGGAAAAGTTTAAAGAACAGGAAGAAATAA
- a CDS encoding MlaE family ABC transporter permease, with protein MHVLTHIGTYLKLMRGMFSLPENKKMYWQEFMHQCSEIGFGALPIVLIISFFLGAVTTVQTAYQLVSPLIPKTTISMIVRDTIMLELSPTVVCIVLAGVIGSKIASELGNMRVSEQIDALEIMGINSKSYLVAPKIVGSLVVIPALIVISMFLALWGGRVAGSLSGILSNDSFDIGLRQNFKPFNVWFALIKAYTFGFLISSVSAYFGYYVKGGALEIGRASTTAVIVSCILILLADYILAALLL; from the coding sequence ATGCACGTTTTAACACATATAGGCACGTATCTGAAGTTGATGAGGGGCATGTTTTCCCTTCCCGAAAACAAAAAAATGTACTGGCAGGAATTCATGCACCAGTGCAGCGAAATCGGTTTTGGCGCGTTACCTATTGTGTTGATCATCTCCTTTTTCCTGGGTGCGGTAACCACGGTTCAAACAGCTTACCAGCTGGTAAGTCCGCTGATCCCGAAAACTACCATTTCCATGATCGTACGCGATACCATCATGCTGGAATTATCTCCAACCGTAGTTTGTATTGTATTAGCCGGTGTAATAGGCAGTAAAATAGCCAGTGAGCTGGGTAATATGCGCGTGAGCGAACAAATAGACGCGCTGGAGATCATGGGTATCAATTCAAAGAGTTACCTGGTAGCCCCTAAAATAGTAGGCTCCCTGGTAGTGATCCCTGCGCTTATCGTGATCTCTATGTTCCTCGCCTTATGGGGTGGTCGTGTAGCAGGATCCCTTTCTGGTATCTTGTCCAATGATAGCTTCGATATAGGCCTCCGTCAGAACTTTAAACCCTTTAACGTATGGTTCGCCCTGATCAAAGCCTACACCTTCGGCTTCCTCATCAGTAGCGTATCAGCTTATTTTGGTTATTACGTAAAAGGTGGCGCACTCGAAATTGGTCGCGCAAGTACCACGGCAGTGATCGTAAGCTGTATCCTTATTCTTCTTGCAGATTACATACTGGCAGCATTGCTGCTGTAG
- a CDS encoding RagB/SusD family nutrient uptake outer membrane protein: MKNLHKILIVSSVLYLSGCKKDLLDKTPEDRLSPSTFFQNETQCKMALIGIYNAIQPNATPTHFYQYDYMSDNGYCQDSWQGSKEVGEWLTNSSSWAPGAKWSQDFAIISRANEFLQDISAASVSESVKTAMSAEARFLRGYAYADLITYFGDVPLITKVLPLSDAYVSRTAKATVLTQVLSDFTDAAAVLPASYSGSDVGRATKGAALAYKARILLYNQKWADAAQAAKDVIDLGVYDLYSDYAGLFSESHENNIEVIFDIQYIPTTQSQPWPTAALSLSNWPTANVTADLINSYYMTNGLPITNSSSGYNDQDPYKNRDSRLAASVVLPGSQFGSAIFIPRDDQVPCGARPRKYASIGIADVNNNSLNTILMRYADIYLMRAEALIESGSTAQEIYTLIDKVRARVNMPSVESVEGTGLNQSQLRAIVRHERRVEFYNEGTRYADMLRWQDVSLVHDVYGYDKSLLSNPSSPSTWTFKQIKIETRAFDASKGWLWPVPQSDIDINKKLLPNNPGY; encoded by the coding sequence CAGATTATCTCCTTCCACGTTCTTCCAGAACGAAACGCAATGTAAAATGGCGCTGATAGGTATTTATAACGCTATTCAGCCAAATGCTACTCCCACTCATTTCTACCAGTACGATTATATGTCGGACAATGGCTACTGCCAGGATTCATGGCAGGGTTCGAAAGAAGTTGGGGAATGGCTTACCAACTCATCGAGCTGGGCGCCGGGCGCCAAATGGTCGCAGGACTTTGCGATTATATCCAGGGCTAATGAATTTTTACAGGATATCAGCGCTGCATCGGTAAGTGAAAGCGTAAAAACAGCTATGTCGGCAGAAGCCAGGTTCCTGAGGGGTTATGCCTATGCGGACCTTATCACTTATTTTGGCGATGTACCCCTGATAACAAAGGTCCTGCCTTTGTCAGATGCTTATGTATCACGAACCGCGAAAGCTACGGTACTAACGCAGGTGTTATCTGATTTTACAGATGCAGCGGCGGTACTACCCGCCTCCTATTCCGGATCCGATGTAGGACGCGCTACGAAGGGAGCCGCACTTGCCTACAAAGCAAGAATACTGCTGTATAATCAAAAATGGGCTGATGCTGCGCAGGCGGCCAAGGATGTGATAGACCTTGGCGTATACGATCTGTATTCCGATTATGCCGGGTTATTCAGTGAGTCACATGAAAATAATATTGAAGTGATCTTCGATATACAATATATCCCAACAACACAGTCTCAACCATGGCCTACTGCCGCATTATCGTTGAGTAACTGGCCAACCGCAAACGTTACAGCGGATCTTATCAACTCTTATTACATGACCAACGGCCTGCCGATCACCAACAGCAGTTCGGGTTACAATGACCAGGATCCTTATAAAAACCGTGATTCCCGCCTGGCAGCCTCGGTAGTATTACCCGGTTCGCAGTTCGGCTCCGCCATTTTTATACCCAGGGACGACCAGGTACCCTGCGGTGCAAGGCCCCGGAAATATGCCAGTATTGGTATTGCAGATGTGAACAACAACTCTTTAAATACCATCCTGATGCGTTATGCCGACATTTACCTGATGCGTGCTGAAGCGCTCATAGAATCAGGCAGCACTGCACAAGAGATCTATACACTCATCGATAAGGTAAGAGCAAGGGTAAATATGCCCTCTGTTGAATCGGTAGAAGGCACAGGACTTAATCAAAGCCAGTTGCGTGCGATCGTGCGTCATGAAAGGAGGGTGGAATTCTATAACGAAGGAACCCGCTATGCCGACATGTTGCGGTGGCAGGATGTAAGCCTGGTACATGATGTTTATGGCTATGATAAATCTTTATTGTCGAACCCTTCCAGCCCCTCGACCTGGACGTTCAAGCAGATAAAAATAGAAACGCGGGCATTTGATGCCAGCAAGGGATGGTTGTGGCCAGTACCGCAGTCGGACATAGACATCAACAAGAAACTGCTCCCGAACAATCCTGGTTATTAG